From a single Lolium rigidum isolate FL_2022 chromosome 7, APGP_CSIRO_Lrig_0.1, whole genome shotgun sequence genomic region:
- the LOC124679178 gene encoding mavicyanin-like gives MGGARSGSALAVAAAVAAVMWAGTAAAAVYEVGDKLGWTIMNNPDYGSWAKSKKFSVGDTIVFTYNKQFHNVIAVSKADYKNCDVTKPTATWSTGKDSVVLNTTGHHYFLCGFPGHCAIGQKVDVPVLSSAAPSTAPSMAPTPSAAGGGSAGRAAAAAPSPHGNAASTVGCSFALTIAASVLSVAAASLNLL, from the exons ATGGGTGGGGCAAGGAGTGGTTCGGCCTTGGCCGTTGCAGCGGCTGTGGCCGCGGTGATGTgggcggggacggcggcggcggccgtgtaCGAGGTGGGCGACAAGCTGGGGTGGACCATCATGAACAACCCCGACTACGGCAGCTGGGCCAAGTCCAAGAAGTTCAGCGTCGGCGACACCATCG TGTTCACGTACAACAAGCAGTTCCACAACGTCATCGCTGTGAGCAAGGCGGACTACAAGAACTGCGACGTGACGAAGCCGACGGCCACCTGGTCCACGGGCAAGGACTCCGTCGTCCTCAACACCACCGGTCACCACTACTTCCTCTGCGGCTTCCCGGGCCACTGCGCCATCGGGCAGAAGGTCGACGTCCCCGTGCTCTCCTCTGCTGCCCCTTCCACGGCGCCCTCCATGGCGCCCACTCCGTCCGCCGCTGGCGGTGGCTCCGCTGGCCGAGCTGCCGCAGCAGCGCCATCGCCACACGGTAATGCGGCGTCGACTGTCGGTTGCTCCTTCGCCCTGACGATCGCCGCATCCGTGCTGTCCGTGGCCGCTGCCAGCCTGAACCTGCTCTAG
- the LOC124672424 gene encoding ribosome-recycling factor, chloroplastic-like — protein MALHAVSPATAASPPCALSSARIPQRPGCGCLSNRSSLLSFSTNFMNLHSGAVGFFSVPLVLQHSDKRAVLRHATIEEIEAEKSIIEDQAKEKMEKALETMQTNFNTVRTGRANPSMLDRIEVEYYGTPVNLKSIAQINTPDASSLLIQPFDKSCLKLIEKAIVAANIGVTPSNDGEVIRVTVPPLTSDRRKEMAKTVAKLSEEGKVAIRNIRRDAIKAYDKLEKEKKLSEDNKKDLSADLQKITDEYMKKVESLQKAKEQELSKV, from the exons ATGGCGCTCCACGCCGTCTCCCCCGCGACGGCGGCCTCCCCGCCCTGCGCCCTCTCCTCTGCCCGCATTCCTCAGCGCCCAG GTTGTGGTTGTCTCTCCAATCGCTCATCCCTATTGAGTTTCTCTACAAACTTCATGAACCTTCATTCTGGAGCAGTGGGCTTCTTCAGTGTGCCGCTGGTTCTCCAACACTCTGACAAGAG AGCAGTTTTGAGGCATGCCACTATTGAAGAAATCGAGGCAGAAAAATCAATCATTGAAGACCAAGCT AAAGAAAAGATGGAGAAGGCACTTGAAACAATGCAAACTAACTTCAATACCGTGAGGACTGGGCGGGCAAACCCATCTATGCTTGACAGGATTGAG GTTGAGTACTATGGTACTCCTGTGAACTTGAAGAGCATTGCACAGATAAATACTCCAGATGCGTCTTCTCTTCTTATCCAGCCATTTGACAAATCTTG CCTCAAGCTCATTGAGAAAGCTATAGTTGCTGCAAATATTGGGGTAACACCAAGCAATGATGGAGAAGTGATACGAGTCACTGTCCCACCATTGACATCTGACCGCAGAAAG GAAATGGCAAAAACCGTAGCTAAACTATCTGAAGAAGGCAAG GTTGCAATAAGAAACATAAGAAGAGATGCGATCAAAGCTTACGATAAACTAGAGAAG GAAAAGAAACTTTCTGAAGATAACAAGAAGGATTTATCAGCTGATCTACAA AAAATTACTGACGAGTACATGAAAAAGGTTGAATCCCTCCAAAAGGCGAAGGAACAG GAACTGAGCAAAGTTTAG